GAATACCTGTCTTGGTACAAGCAGTGGGACTTTGTGCTCCGCCATGACTGGGAAGAGGCCAGGATCGAGTGGTTTGGGGGGGGGATCTTAAACGCTTCTTATAACTGCCTGGACCGTCACCTTGAGACATCGGGAAACAAAATCGCCTATCACTGGGAGGGGGACGGCCCCGACGAATCAAAGACAGTCACCTACCTCGAACTTTACAACGCGGTGAACAAGTTCGCCGCGGTTCTCAAGTCAGTGGGAGTGGAGAAAGGTGATCCGGTTATTATCTACATGCCTATGACCGTTGACCTACCCGTAACTATGCTGGCTTGTGCGAGAATAGGGGCCGTTCACTGCGTAGTATTCAGCGGTTACAGCGCGGAATATCTTGCCAACCGCATCAGCGACTGCGGGGCCAAAGTGGTCGTGACATCGGACGCGGCTTTCCGGGCAGGCCGGCTGGTACAGCTCAAAGCGCGCGTCGACGAGGCAAGGCAGCTTCGGCCGGAAATCGAGAGGGTAATCGTTTTCAAACGCGGGGGACCCGACCTGGAGCTTGATAAGAGCATAGAAATGTGGGCTCATGAGGCTGCGTCCGATCCCGCCCTACCCTCGTTTGTTGAACCCGTGCCTATGGATGCCGAAGACCCTCTTTTCATCCTGTATGCAAGCGCGGCTATCGGGCACCCGAGAGGTCTGGTTCACACTCATGGGGGCTATTTGTTGTGGACGGCGATGACCGCTCGGCTCATCTTCGATTTGCGGGAACATGACACTTTTTGGTCCACCGGCGACATAGGATGGATCAACGGTCACAGTTTCAGCGTGTATGGTCCCCTACTCAACGCACAGACCACCGTTCTATTCGAGGGCGTACCGAGCTTTCCCGACTACGGAAGATACTGGGAAATCATATCCAAATACCGGGTGAGCAAGTTCTACACGGTCCCGACGGTGATTCGCACTTTGCTCAAAGAAGGCGGAGATCTCCCGGCCAAGTACGACCTTTCGTCGCTTCAGATCTTGGGCACAGCGGGTGAACCCATGACCTGGGAAGCATGGGAATGGTTCTACCAAGTTGTTGGAAGGCAGAAATGCCCCATTATGGATACTTGGTGGCAGGCGGAAAGCGGCGGCCCAATGATGACGCCGCTGCCCGGTGTCGGCCCTATCAAGCCGGGTTCCGTATCGCTGCCTTTCTTTGGGGTTGAGCCTGTCATTCTGGACCTTGATACCGGGGCGGAGACGAAATTCCCTAACCAGGAAGGGGCTTTCTTTATCAAGCGCCCATGGCCGGGAATGGCCAGGACTATCTACCGCGATCACGAGGCCTTCAAAGAAGCGTACTTCGCGCCATTCGGCGGCTTGTTCATCACCGGAGACGGCGCTAAACGAGACGCGGAAGGCTTCTATTGGATGATGGGCCGCATCGATGACGTGATAAATGTGTCAAGTCATCGGATCGGGGCATGGGAAATTGAAACGGCCCTGATCAGTCACGACTCGGTCGCCGAGGCGGCGGTAGTGGGTTTCCCTCATCCAATCAAGGGTGAGGGCATATATGTTTTCATAAGGCTGAACTCCGGAGGAACTACCTCCGACCATCTCAAGGAGGAGTTGACCGGGTTACTGAGGAAAAAGATAGGCGGAATCGCGGCTCCCGACGCAATCCAATGGGCCGACGCCTTGCCGAAAACCCCTAGCGGGAAAACCCTGCGGCGGCTGCTCCAGAAGATAGCTGCAGGTCAGATAGACGATCTGGGAGACGTAAGCACCGTTGCAGATCCTGCTGTCATTAAAGCTCTGATAAGAAATCGCATCAGCGTTTGAGCGTAAGACCGCCCCACTTTTCACGAGTACGTTCTTAGAGGACTGTATCGGTAGACCCTGGGAACCTACTTCCTTGACGCTTCCCACAGCTATTTGCTATGTGATCAATATCCTTCCTACAGGGGGCACGGTCTTATTTCTTCCAGCGTAATGAACTTTTGCCCGCGTAGGTCGGTGTTTCGGTGTTGTTACCCGCGGGGTGGTTTATGGGGTTAATCGGACGGGCCTGACTATTCAGTCTGGCGAACACACGACACCTCGCTCCCTTGCCGCGCGCAATGCAAAAAAATGCGGGTGTGCCGCGCGTCCACTCGCCCAGGCTCGGGACTGCCGGTCTCGGCGAACCTTTCGTGTAAGGAGCTGATCCTATGAGTGACGAATATGATGTGGAACTTACCGAGGAGCATATCATGCTCCGTGACACGGTCCGGAAGTTTGCGGACAATGAAATAGCGCCCAGGGCGGATAAAGATGAGAACGAGCATCGCTTTCAGCGCGATCTGGTGGAACAGATGGCCGAACTGGGCCTCTTCGGCTGCCCTGTTCCCGAAGAGTACGGCGGCAATGGGATGGGATACTTGGCACACGCAATAGTCACCGAAGAGATCGGCCGCGTGTCAGGCTCCCTCAGGGTCGCGTTTAATATGCAGACCATGGGAACCGCGCTCTCGATCCTCAAGTGGGGCAGCGAAGCGGTCAAACAGAAGTACATTCCGGAACTCATGTCGGCCAAGATGCTGGGATGCTTTGGCATTACCGAACCGGATGCGGGTTCCGATACTGCGGCCATGTCCACCACAGCAGTGCGCAACGGAGACCATTACGTGCTGAACGGCCGCAAAATGTGGATTACCTGGGCGCCTGTCGCGGACATGGCGGTCGTATTCGCCATGACGGACAAAAAGTCGAAGCACAAAGGCATGAGCGCCTTTGTCATGGACATGCACTCCCCTGGAGTTTCCTCCATCGAAATCAAGGACAAACTTGGCCTCTGGTCGTGCCCCACCGGTGAGATAATAATGGAGGATGTCAAAGTCCCCGCGGGCAACCTCCTTGGGGAAGAGGGCGGCGGCTTCGGATATCTCATGAAGGAACTGATAAGCACGCGTCTCACCGCGGCCGCGGGAGCGGTTGGAACCTGCCAGGCAGCACTCGACGTGTCCATAAAATATGCCAACGAGCGAAATCAGTTCGGCCGCCCCATAGCGGATTTTCAGATGGTCCAGGAAGTTATCGCGAGGATGGTGGCGGAGACCGAGGCGGCGAGGGCCCTTGTTTGGAGATGCGCAATTCAGAAGGACCGCGGCCTGGTCAATAACATGAGGGAAACAGTGCTGGCGAAATACTATGCGTGCCGCGCAGCCGACGAAGTACCGAATCTGGGGCTGGAAGTGCTAAGCGCATACGGCTACTCCAACGAGTACCCCATAGCTCGCATCCTCAGGGACGGGAAGGTGTACAAGATTCTGGAGGGCGCCACCAACATAATGAAAATGATCATCGCCGCCGATGCCCTCGGTACCAAAAAGGCCAACAGGTAGCACCATCTAGGAGAATGCGAGGTAATCATTCGGTTCCCGACAGGTGAGCATCACTAACGAAGCTGCCAGCGAGTCGTGGGGCAGGCTTTCCAGCCTGCCATTGTGGGGATTTTAGGACCGGCAGGCTGGGAAAGCCTGCCCCACGAAAGAGAATGCAGTCCTCGGCAAATCCGGTCTTCCCTGCTCTCTCCTGTTCAGAGTAACTTCCACAATGCCGACCTGGAAACTTCTTGCCTGCAAGATCACTTTGGATGAGAAAGCCCTATGGACAGTTGTGGGGTCCGCGCCATGAGCTTTTCTTTCGAAATTATTCACCAGGATCGTTCCGGTATGGGGCGGACCGGCATGCTTGTTACGTCTCACAGCGAAGTGCCTACGCCCGCGTTCATGCCCGTGGGCACCCGCGGGACAGTCAAAAGCGTCTCGCCGGAGGAAGTCTGGGGTCTCGGATACCGGATGATTTTGGGCAACGCGTACCACCTGTACCTTAGACCCGGACATGAATTGGTGGAGCGTCACGGAGGTCTGCATGCATTCATGCAGTGGCCCGGATCTATTCTCACGGACAGTGGAGGGTTCCAGGTCTTCAGCCTCGCTCGTCTTCGGAAGGTTAGCGATGAAGGTGTTCTTTTCCAGTCTCATATCGACGGCGGCTCCCACATGTTCACCCCGGAATTGAGTGTAAGGGTCCAGGAATCGCTGGGCTCGGACATCATAATGTGCCTCGACGACGTGAAAGGATATCCGGTTGAAAAAGCTGAAGCCCAGGAAGCAGCCATGAGGACGACCCGCTGGGCTCGCAGATCTTTGTCAGCCAAAAAAAAAGTTGACCCTGCTTTGTTTGGCATAGTACAAGGTTCGATGTTTTCGGATCTGAGGAGGTTAAGCGCGGAGTCGCTTACTGCCTTGGAACTGGACGGTTACGCTATCGGCGGACTCAGCGTTGGGGAACCTCGCGAGATCATGCTGGAAATGATAGAGGTCACGGTGCCTCTGCTCCCTGCGACTGTTCCTCGTTACGTGATGGGAGTTGGAAAACCACAAGACATTATGGATGGAGTGCTTAGAGGGGTTGATCTGTTCGATTGCGTGCTCCCCACTCGAAATGCCCGCAACGGAACACTGTTCACGTCCGTAGGTCAAATAAACATTAGAAACGCCCGATACCGTGAGGATTCGCGGCCGGTGGACCCTTGCTGCAAGTGCCCATTGTGCCGAAATTATTCCAGGGCTTATCTGAGACACCTCTTTCAGGAAAAGGAGATTTACGGCCTCACGCTCTCTACCATTCATAATCTTGCGTTTTACAATAAGATGATGGAGAGCATTAGACAGGCCGTGACCGAAGACAGGCTGGGCCGGTTTGCCCAGGAGTTTCTAGCCAGGATGGAGGATTCCGATGATTGACGTAGCATACGCCATGGCCCCCGGTGGTGGCTCAGGCGGTGGCGATATGAACACCCTGATGGGTTTCTTACCTATGGTTCTGATTCTGGGAGTTTTTTACTTCCTGCTTATCAGACCGCAACAGAAGAAAGCCAAAGAGCACAGAGAGTTATTGCAGAATCTCAAAAAGGGAGACGCTGTGATTACCCAAGGCGGTTTGTACGGCAAGATAGCCGGCTTGTCGGAGCAGGTGGTTACCCTTGAAATCGCCGACAAAGTGCGTGTCCGGGTCACCCGTGCCTCTGTGGCGGGATTGGCGCCGACCTTTTCCACCGACGATCAAAACCCCTGAGGAGTAACTATAGATGATCCAGAGCCTTCAATGGCGTGGTGCCATTATAGGTGTGATTCTAGTAGTGAGCCTGTTTCTCGTTTATCCCTCGCTCGGTCCTGTACCGGAGTTTTGGGCGAAACATCTCCCCAATAACCCGGTTCGGCTAGGATTGGACCTGCAAGGGGGATTATACTTAACCCTGGAGGTCCAGTCGGACTTGGCCGTGGAGGCCCTCACTGATCAGACCATTTCAGAAGCTTCGGCCTTGATGAAAGACGCGTCAATTCGGTACAGCGACGTAGTCAGGACTTCTCCCACCGCGCTATCCGTCTATCTCAAAGACCCCGGACAGGAGCCTCTCTTTGACGAGAAGGTCCTCGACAAGCTGCACAGTTTCAAGAAGGTCTCATCAGGCGCGGCCGATAAAGGCTTTGAGATCCAACTCGAGTTGGACCCCAAGACCGTGGAGAGCATAAAGCAAAGGGCGGTCCGGCAGGCCGTGGATACGATCCGCAACCGTGTAGACCAGTTCGGGGTTGCTGAACCTGATGTCGTCGTGCAAGGGGCTGACAGAATAGTCGTGCAGCTTCCGGGACTCCGGGAGGACATTAACCGAGCCATCGACATCATCAAACGAACGGCTCGTCTTGAGTTCAAACTTGTCGACGAAAAAGGAGACGTGGCCGCTGCCGAAAAAGGTGACATTCCCTCGGGTGATGAGCTGCTTTACCAGTTGAATCGCAACCCCAGAACCGGGGTGGTGACTAAGAGCGCTTTCCTGGTGAAAAAACAGATACTCATGACCGGTGATGTCATAACCGACGCCAAAGTCCAGCCCGATCGCGGCGGGAAAATGATTATCCATATAGACTTGAACCGTATCGGCGCGCAGCAGTTTGAGAGGATCACCGGCGAGCACGTGCGGGAGCGACTCGCGATCATACTGGATAACAGGGTCTATTCTGCGCCGGTAATCAAGGACAAAATTTCGGGTGGGTCGGCAATCATCGAAGGAGCTTTCTCGCCTGAAGAGGCCCATGATCTGGCGCTCGTGCTGCGAGCAGGGTCCCTGCCCGCGCCGGTGAAGATCCTTGAAAACCGGAGCGTCGGGCCGTCCTTAGGTGATGATTCCATCAGACTGGGACGAAATGCGATCGTACTCGGCATGGTGCTCATCGTGATCGGCATGGCCGTCTACTACAAATGGTCGGGAATGGTCGCGAATGTCGCTCTGATGATGAACCTGTTGCTGATATTTGCGGTTATGGTTTCGCCGTTTTTGCGGGCGACGTTGACCTTGCCCGGTCTTGCCGGAGTGGCCCTGACCATTGGTATGGCCATTGACGCAAACATTCTGATCTTCGAGAGAGTGAGAGAGGAACTTCGAGGCGGGAAATCAGCCCGCGCGGCAATGGACACGGGGTACAACAAGGCCTTCTTAACGATCATCGACACCCACGTGACCAATATATTGGCCGCTCTTCCCCTGATACAATTCGGGACAGGGCCGATAAAAGGTTTCGCGGTTACCCTGTGCATAGGACTTGTTGTCTCGCTATTCACGGCTTTCTTTGTCACTCGTACCATCTTTGATTATGCTTTCCAGGTTAAGCAAATCAAGAGCATGAGTATCTGAGAGTTGCGAAGATCAAGGGGCGCTCGTGATCTCGCGGGCCTGCAATACGTTTAACATCCGTTGGGGTGATACTTAAAAGGATTGAACCAGTGGAGCTGATAAAACCCAATACCAAAATCGATTTCATGGGAAATAGGCGCTACGCTTACGCGTTCACTACAGTCATGTTGATCTTGGCCTTGGCCTCCATCCCCATCAAGGGCCATGTCCGGCTTGGGATAGACTTCAGCGGCGGCGCGATGATTCAAGTCAAGTTCAATAAGACCGTGGACACGGATCACATACGAGAAGGCTTAAAGTCGTTAAGCGAAAACCTGATAGTCCAGAAGCTCCTGGGCACCGATGAATTCATAATCCGTATGGAGACCCCTGAAGAAGGGGCCGACAAGCTATCCCAGCGCGTACAGGGGCTCTTGAATAAGGAATTCGGCACAGGCAGTTCTGAAATCCGAAGCCTTGAAATGGTCGGTCCAAAGGTCGGGAAGGACCTGCAGAACGCGGCCATTTGGGCAACGATAATTGCCCTGGGCATGCTTCTGGTCTATATGGCCTTCCGTTTTACTTTCACGATGGGTCTGGGCGCAATTTTCTGTCTCGTTCACGACCTGTTGATTGTCTACGGCTTCTTTGCTTGGACGGGCAAAGAATTCAACCTGACGATTCTTGCGGCCATGCTCACGGTAATTGGTTACGACATCAACGATACGATCGTGGTCTGCGACCGGATTAGGGAAAACCTGAAACTGCAGAAGAAGGCCCCTCTTATTGACATTTTCAACGCTTCCATAAACCAGACTCTTTCCCGAACCGTTTTGACCAGTGGTTTCACAATGCTTTCCGTCGTAGCATTTCTGGCCCTAGGGACTCACATCTTGCAGGATTTCGCGTGGGCGCTGGTAATAGGTATTATATTCGGGACCTATTCTTCCATATTCGTAGCTTCGCCGTGCGTACTGGAGTTGGATCGGGTCCTACCTGTCAAACGGTGAAAAAGCGCACCCTGTCGGATAAATCCTTCCCATGACCATGCTTGTCGGGCATGAAAATGAAATCGCACTGCTTGAGCGGAGCGCGGCAGAGGGTCGCGCGGCGCATGCCTATCTCTTTGCCGGCCCGGAGGGCATTGGGAAAAAGCTGGTAGCGATCAAACTTGCATGCCTTCTAAATTGCCCTGACCCCGCGGAAGACCTGGAGGCCTCTTGCCCAGTCTGCCGGCGGATCGTGGCGGAAAACCATCCGGATTTCACCATCGAACGTCCCCAAAGGGGGATTATACGCATTGAACGAATTCGCGCGCTCCACAATTACTTTCGTTATGCTCCGGTGGAGGGACGTTATCGGGTTATAATCATTGACGATGCCCACCTCATGAACCGTTCGGCTCAGAACGCCCTCTTGAAGACCCTCGAAGAACCGCCGCCGGGACGCGTTCTCATACTTGTCACAGCCAAACCGTTTCTTCTGCTCTCAACAGTAAGGTCCAGATGCCGTCGTGTCAGGTTTGGTCCTATCCCCGTGGAGCCCCTGGCACATCTTCTTGAACAGCAGAAGGGAATGGATTCCGAAAAGGCGCGCGTTCTGGCTTCCATGTCTTGCGGAAGTGTATCAAAGGCCCTTGACAAGGAAACATCCAACTTCCTTGACTTGCGCGAGCAGATAATTTCCGCTCTCGCGGACCCAGGACGCACCGGACTGAGCGGCCTGCTCGAGGTTTCGGCTTTAATTTCCTCAGACAGAAAAACATCAGCCGAGGCAATCGAAATAGCCGTCACCTGGATTCGTGACCTTCTCATAGAAAAGGTCCTCGGGGATGCTTCCACTTTGATCCACCGAGATTTGCTTGACAGAATCTCGTCAGAGGCTCAACATCACAATAGTGAGGCGCTTGTTTCAGCGTACGACCAGTTGGCGGAAGCTTCCGCCCTGATTGAAGCCGATATAAATGTAAACCGAAATATGGTGACCGACGTGATGCTTTTGAAGGTCGCCCGCATATTGGCCGGTCCGTCGCTCGGTATGGTTCGAGCCGCGGGATGAAAGCTTGAAAATATGGATGAACAGGATAAAAGCAAAAAGGAAATCTCCTACCTCCCCAGATCGTGGGGATCGTCGCCCCTTCGTGAGAAAAAGCCGGAGGAGCATGTAGCGGAGTTTGTTGAGGCCCAACCTGAGGATACCACGCTTTCCGCGGATGAAATCCCAGCCCATAGCCAACCCGTAGAGCCTATTTCCGAGCAGCCGCCTGTCGAAGTTGATACCGCGGACGAATCCCACCGGTCTAAGAACCAAACATGGCCTGAGTGGAGTTCCGAAAGCCCGCCGATGAGATGGGCCGAATCCCCCGATGTTCAGGGCCGGCCTGTTGCCGCGGAGAGCACGGCTTTGCGCCTGAAAGTCAATGTCACGGGGGTACGGTTCGGTTATGCTTGCAAGATTTATCACTTCGATGCAGGAGACATGGCGTTGGACCAGGGCGATTGGGTTGTAGTGAAGACGGAGAAAGGCATGGGCCTGGGGCAGATAGCCATCCCGCCCTTTGAACGGGAAATGGATGCCTCGCAACTGGAAACGCTGCGCAAAATAATCCGAAAAGCAGGCAAAGTAGACTTTGATCAGAGAATGCGATGCGCCCAGAGGGAAGCGCAGGCGTACGCCTACTGCCTGGAACGGATTGACGCCCTGGGGCTGCCCATGAAGCTTGTGGCCGTCGAGTGCTTCTTTGACGGCTCGAAGTACGTTTTTTACTTCACAGCGGAAGGCCGCGTGGACTTTCGCGAGCTTGTGAAGCAACTTGTAGGCCGCTTTCCGGTCCGCATAGAAATGCGCCAGATCGGCGTGAGGCATGAAGCAAAAATGACCGGCGGCCTGGCCTGTTGCGGGCAGGAGCTGTGCTGCTCCAGGTTTCTGACGGATTTTCGCCCTGTGTCGGTGAAAATGGCCAAGAACCAGAATCTGTCGCTAAACCCCACAAAGATTTCGGGCGTGTGCGGACGTCTCATGTGCTGCCTTGCCTACGAGCATGAAACGTATGAGGAGTTCAAGAAAGGACTCCCAAGAGTGGGAAAGACGGTCAAGACTCAAAAAGGTGAAGGAGTAGTTGTAAAACACAATCCCCTGGCGGAAACGGTCTTTGTCCGGATGGAAGACGACACCATGGCCGAAGTGTCAAGGGATGACATGATCTCGGATGTGGAACCTCAAACGCAGAAGAACGGTAAGAAAAAGGCCGGAGGGAAGAAATCGGCCCAAAATCGTTCGGCAAAGGAACCGGAAGAAGAGTCTGAGTTAAGGCCCCGTGAAACCGAGCGGTAACGTGCCTGGAGAGCCGGCGTTCGCCGGTTCTTTCCTGTCTTCACGTCTCAAATGTCGGCTGTCTAAAAAAAACCGGAAGTTTTATGTCGTGCGAAGTCGGTGACGGTCCCATAGACGTTTGCGGCCTCGTGTATCACTAGGTTCCCGACCGTAACCGTGAATTCGCCCCAAGGTTCGATTTTGCCCATAGGTTGTACGGGACCGTTTTTCGCTCAAAGCAGGGACCCTCACCCTGCCCTCTCCCCAAGGGAGAGGGAACTGTGAACCGGATCCACAAAGCCCCCTCGTCCCCTGGGAGAGGGTTGGGGTGAGGGCTCCAGCCCTAGTCTCCAGATGGGCAGATCACATCTCGTCACTGATCTGAGTCAAGGGAGGTAATGCGTTGGCACGAGCGCGAGCACTTTTGACAGCGATGGCCGTGACAAGCCTGCTCATGTCTGCGGATTTGGGCCAATGCGGGCCGGTTTTCGAGCGGGTGATGAAAAGCGGCACAATTAGGCTTGGCCTGCCCTATAATCGTGTTCCCCAGGGGTTCCTCAAACCCACGGGAGAATGGGTGGGCTTCGAGGTGGACCTAGGCACTGAAATGGCCAAGCACATGAACCTCAAATTGGAGGCGGTCAAAGTTAACGACAAGACCTGGCCGACTCTGCTCGCCGAAGGACGGATCGACGCGGCCCTGTGCAGGATAAGGCATACTCGTTCCGTCGAGGGTGAGTACGATTTGTCTGTAGCGTATTTCTTTGACTCACTGTACGCGCTCATTCCTAAGGGAGGCTTAAAGACGATCTCTGATTTCAAAGGACACAAAGTTGCCGCTGTCCAGGGCTCGTCGGCCGAAAAGACCGCTATGCGTCTACTGAAGGAATCGGGAGACGACTCCGCGGAGAAAAACGTTATTTCCTATCCGGACCGGCCGTCCTGTTTCATGGCTTTGGGCCGGGAGAAGGTCTCCGCGTGGGTCGATACCGGGACAGTATTGCTCGAGTATGCCTCGCGGAGTCCCGGGCGGTTCGAGCTTATGCCCGTATCGCAAAGTGTTGAAGAAATTGCAGCGGCAATGCCTCAGGACGACTCCGCGTGGCGAGACCTGATTAACTTTGCTATCCAGGATATGGCTGCCGACGGGTCTCTGAAAAAGATTTACGATCAATGGTTCGGCCCGGAAACACCTTACCCCTTCCCCAGCAGGCGGTCTATCGAGATTTGGTCTGAATAGCTGTCGTTTTGACCGGTGATTGGTACATCGGCGGTTTGATATCCCGTAACGTGCTCCTGTCAAGGCTATCGCAGGCACCAGGCGGGCACATCCCGCTCTACGACTGGACGAGGCGCCTCCTGTAGGGCGGGCCGTGCCCGCCTCAAAGTGAGGGTGAACCTTCTGAGAGAATCTGATGAAACGAGTCATACTTGGAACCGCCGGACATATAGATCATGGCAAGACTGAACTGGTTCGAGCCTTGAGCGGTATCGACACAGACCGGCTTAAGGAAGAAAAGCAGCGCGGGATAAGCATAGAGCTGGGCTTTGCTTTTCTGGATCTCGGCCAGGATGTGCGCATGGGCATAGTGGACGTTCCCGGCCACGAAAAGTTCGTCCGCCAGATGGTGGCAGGCTCGGGTGGAATAGACATTGCTGCGCTGGTGGTAGCTCTCGATGAAGGGGTGATGCCGCAGACAGTGGAACACCTTGATATTCTCAATCTTTTGGGAATACGGCAGGGGCTGGTGGTTTTGACCAAACTGGACCTGGTGGACGAAGAGCTGGCCCTGCTGGCTGAAGAAGACGTTCGCGATGCCGTCAAGGGGACCTTTCTGGAAGAAGCGCCCATGATTCGTGTTTCGTCGAAGACCCGTGAAGGAATAGACCTGCTCAAAGAGACCCTTGTGGCGTCTGCGCTTCAAGTCACTGAGCGGCCGGTTCACGGACTGCTCAGACTGCCGGTAGACCGGGTTTTCACCATGAAAGGCCACGGAACCGTGGTGACCGGTACCTTGATATCCGGAACCGTCTCCGCGGGCGACGAAGTGGAAATACTGCCTCGCGGATTGCGATCCTCGGTGCGAGCGCTCGAATCCCACAACAAGCCCGAGCCGAAAGCCTTTCCAGGTGAACGTGTAGCAATAAACCTCCGAGGTGTGGAGCAGGACCAAATACACCGGGGTGAGGTCCTTGTTCATCCGGGGGATTTCAAACCTTCCTATATAGTGGACGTAAATCTCAAGGCTCTTGCCCGCTCACCTGTGGCGCTGAAAAACCGCAAGAAGGTGCGATTGCACCACTACACCACTGAGGTAGAGGCCCTACTGGTCCTCCCCGACATGGATGCTCTTGAGCCGGGCAAAGAAACATTGGCCCAACTGAGGACGTCGTCTCCTATCGTTCCGGCCACAGGTGACCGATTCGTCGTCCGAGCCCTGTCTCCTTCCATCACTCTTGGGGGCGGAGTGATCATGAACCCCAGAGGTGCAAAGCTCAAACACCGCACGGTCAAGACCTTCATGGAGATCGACCACGCTGATGACACGGGTATCGTAGCTTCCCTGGTGCGCAGCGCAGGCCTGCCGGGAGTGGCGAGGGGCGAATTACTCGGCCTATCGGGTCTGTCAGCCAAACGTCTGGACAAGGTGCTTGAAACACTAAGAAATTCTCACACGGTTATCAGGTTTGATGCGGCGGACAATCGCATGGTCCATGCCGACTTCTTTGAAATGGTTAAACACAAAATAGTGGAGCGTCT
This portion of the Desulfomonile tiedjei genome encodes:
- the acs gene encoding acetate--CoA ligase, with product MTANPKMYDGHLAKFGGTAHVRTVEEYEKLYKNSLDDPDAYWSGQAREYLSWYKQWDFVLRHDWEEARIEWFGGGILNASYNCLDRHLETSGNKIAYHWEGDGPDESKTVTYLELYNAVNKFAAVLKSVGVEKGDPVIIYMPMTVDLPVTMLACARIGAVHCVVFSGYSAEYLANRISDCGAKVVVTSDAAFRAGRLVQLKARVDEARQLRPEIERVIVFKRGGPDLELDKSIEMWAHEAASDPALPSFVEPVPMDAEDPLFILYASAAIGHPRGLVHTHGGYLLWTAMTARLIFDLREHDTFWSTGDIGWINGHSFSVYGPLLNAQTTVLFEGVPSFPDYGRYWEIISKYRVSKFYTVPTVIRTLLKEGGDLPAKYDLSSLQILGTAGEPMTWEAWEWFYQVVGRQKCPIMDTWWQAESGGPMMTPLPGVGPIKPGSVSLPFFGVEPVILDLDTGAETKFPNQEGAFFIKRPWPGMARTIYRDHEAFKEAYFAPFGGLFITGDGAKRDAEGFYWMMGRIDDVINVSSHRIGAWEIETALISHDSVAEAAVVGFPHPIKGEGIYVFIRLNSGGTTSDHLKEELTGLLRKKIGGIAAPDAIQWADALPKTPSGKTLRRLLQKIAAGQIDDLGDVSTVADPAVIKALIRNRISV
- a CDS encoding acyl-CoA dehydrogenase family protein; amino-acid sequence: MSDEYDVELTEEHIMLRDTVRKFADNEIAPRADKDENEHRFQRDLVEQMAELGLFGCPVPEEYGGNGMGYLAHAIVTEEIGRVSGSLRVAFNMQTMGTALSILKWGSEAVKQKYIPELMSAKMLGCFGITEPDAGSDTAAMSTTAVRNGDHYVLNGRKMWITWAPVADMAVVFAMTDKKSKHKGMSAFVMDMHSPGVSSIEIKDKLGLWSCPTGEIIMEDVKVPAGNLLGEEGGGFGYLMKELISTRLTAAAGAVGTCQAALDVSIKYANERNQFGRPIADFQMVQEVIARMVAETEAARALVWRCAIQKDRGLVNNMRETVLAKYYACRAADEVPNLGLEVLSAYGYSNEYPIARILRDGKVYKILEGATNIMKMIIAADALGTKKANR
- the tgt gene encoding tRNA guanosine(34) transglycosylase Tgt, whose protein sequence is MSFSFEIIHQDRSGMGRTGMLVTSHSEVPTPAFMPVGTRGTVKSVSPEEVWGLGYRMILGNAYHLYLRPGHELVERHGGLHAFMQWPGSILTDSGGFQVFSLARLRKVSDEGVLFQSHIDGGSHMFTPELSVRVQESLGSDIIMCLDDVKGYPVEKAEAQEAAMRTTRWARRSLSAKKKVDPALFGIVQGSMFSDLRRLSAESLTALELDGYAIGGLSVGEPREIMLEMIEVTVPLLPATVPRYVMGVGKPQDIMDGVLRGVDLFDCVLPTRNARNGTLFTSVGQINIRNARYREDSRPVDPCCKCPLCRNYSRAYLRHLFQEKEIYGLTLSTIHNLAFYNKMMESIRQAVTEDRLGRFAQEFLARMEDSDD
- the yajC gene encoding preprotein translocase subunit YajC, which encodes MIDVAYAMAPGGGSGGGDMNTLMGFLPMVLILGVFYFLLIRPQQKKAKEHRELLQNLKKGDAVITQGGLYGKIAGLSEQVVTLEIADKVRVRVTRASVAGLAPTFSTDDQNP
- the secD gene encoding protein translocase subunit SecD, producing the protein MIQSLQWRGAIIGVILVVSLFLVYPSLGPVPEFWAKHLPNNPVRLGLDLQGGLYLTLEVQSDLAVEALTDQTISEASALMKDASIRYSDVVRTSPTALSVYLKDPGQEPLFDEKVLDKLHSFKKVSSGAADKGFEIQLELDPKTVESIKQRAVRQAVDTIRNRVDQFGVAEPDVVVQGADRIVVQLPGLREDINRAIDIIKRTARLEFKLVDEKGDVAAAEKGDIPSGDELLYQLNRNPRTGVVTKSAFLVKKQILMTGDVITDAKVQPDRGGKMIIHIDLNRIGAQQFERITGEHVRERLAIILDNRVYSAPVIKDKISGGSAIIEGAFSPEEAHDLALVLRAGSLPAPVKILENRSVGPSLGDDSIRLGRNAIVLGMVLIVIGMAVYYKWSGMVANVALMMNLLLIFAVMVSPFLRATLTLPGLAGVALTIGMAIDANILIFERVREELRGGKSARAAMDTGYNKAFLTIIDTHVTNILAALPLIQFGTGPIKGFAVTLCIGLVVSLFTAFFVTRTIFDYAFQVKQIKSMSI
- the secF gene encoding protein translocase subunit SecF; the encoded protein is MELIKPNTKIDFMGNRRYAYAFTTVMLILALASIPIKGHVRLGIDFSGGAMIQVKFNKTVDTDHIREGLKSLSENLIVQKLLGTDEFIIRMETPEEGADKLSQRVQGLLNKEFGTGSSEIRSLEMVGPKVGKDLQNAAIWATIIALGMLLVYMAFRFTFTMGLGAIFCLVHDLLIVYGFFAWTGKEFNLTILAAMLTVIGYDINDTIVVCDRIRENLKLQKKAPLIDIFNASINQTLSRTVLTSGFTMLSVVAFLALGTHILQDFAWALVIGIIFGTYSSIFVASPCVLELDRVLPVKR
- the holB gene encoding DNA polymerase III subunit delta' — its product is MTMLVGHENEIALLERSAAEGRAAHAYLFAGPEGIGKKLVAIKLACLLNCPDPAEDLEASCPVCRRIVAENHPDFTIERPQRGIIRIERIRALHNYFRYAPVEGRYRVIIIDDAHLMNRSAQNALLKTLEEPPPGRVLILVTAKPFLLLSTVRSRCRRVRFGPIPVEPLAHLLEQQKGMDSEKARVLASMSCGSVSKALDKETSNFLDLREQIISALADPGRTGLSGLLEVSALISSDRKTSAEAIEIAVTWIRDLLIEKVLGDASTLIHRDLLDRISSEAQHHNSEALVSAYDQLAEASALIEADINVNRNMVTDVMLLKVARILAGPSLGMVRAAG